AGAATACCCATGTGCTATAGAATCCCTCACTGGCTCTAATTCAAATGGAATTTGCATATAGTCAGGGAAATCAGGAATTTTACTCTCCATTTCTTCAGATAAAGGCTCCCCAAAATCTATATGTATTATTTTAGATTTAACCTTTTTACTATTTTTAGAAGATGAATTAGATTTGTTTTTTTTCTGCGTAATCTTTGTTTTAGGACCATTAATATAAATATAATCCCCCTCTTTACCAGTAATTTGTGGAGTTATATCTTCTTTAATAGTTACATTGGCTACTTTATCTACCACTACTTCATAATCAGTTCCCTTATGTTCAAAATAAAAATTATCATTAGTTAAGAAAAAATATTTCTCTGCTGCATCGTCACTTTTAGTAAGAGGCAATCCATTTCTATTAACTACTTCTTTAAGGCCATCGAAAGCATTAATTAAATCTCTATTTGTCTTTTTTATTAAATCACTAATGAAAATTGGAACAAAATAATGTCGTTTTGCATAGTTAGTATCTACACTTATTGTAAAATCCTTGCTATACATTTGAATTATTGGCTCTTCAAATAATATTTGGTAAGTTTTATTACTACCTAATGCAGTCATCTCACAATAAAGTCTATCATCATCTGTAATTCCCACTGCTGTCAAACTATCATCAAACAATGAAATGATTCCCTCTGCAATTGGTCTTGCTAAAGAAGCCTTTGGACTTTTTCCTCTATAACTTGTAGTGTTTAGAGGTGATTTATAGACCAAACTTTCATCTCCATGACTAAAGTCTGTTCCTCTAATTTGACCACTATAGTTATATGCCATTGAAAATATATTCATAAATTAACATGCCTCCTTAATACTTTGAAAATTCCTTTTAACAATTTCACTACATTGTATGAAAATATATCTTTGTATTTCAAGAAATAATTTTAAATAAACAAATAAGCAGAGGTTTATCCCCTGCTTATCTGAAAGTATTATGCAATTTCTTCTATATTAATATTTTCTTCTTTCGCATATTGAATTGCTTTTTGTTGATACTCCTCGAAACGACCTTTAGAGGCTTTATTAGTTGCTAACCATTTAAAGTATCCTGCATCTTTCTCATGCAATTCTCTCATAGTGATTCCTGCTCTATATTTATTAGTCTTAATAACATAATCTGCTGCTAAATCATCTGAAACTTCTTCTGAAGTATTTGTATCGTTTTGAATTTCTTGCTGATTTTGTGTTTGTTCATTTGCTTTATCTTCTTGAATATTTTTAGCGGAGGTTTCAGCAGAAGTTTCGTCCTTTACAGGATCTACTTTTTCATCATTTTTTGTATTTTCTTTAACAGATGTTGTATCTGCTTTAGTAACAGTAGCGTTATTACTCGCAGGTCTCTTATCTTCCTTAACCTCTACATTTTTATTAATAGAATCCTCTGTTTGGAATTCATCAAAACTGCTATAAAGTAGCGGTAATCTTTCTTCTCCAATATAATTCTTTCTAAGAACTTCTAAAGCACAAGTGGCCTTTGCTCTTTTAACTGCCATTTCAACTGGATATGCCTGTGCAATTACATTTGCTAAGTTAAGTGTATTTGCACATCCCACTCCATAAGTAGTTTTTCCATCAACTTCTAAACCAACTGTAACCACAACATTATAATTATTAGTAGTAATCCATGCCTGTTGGATTTTCGGCTCTGTAAATAGTGAATCAAAATGATCTTCAATTTTTTGAATACCCTCTTTATTAATTACTACACTTGATCCTCTTTGACTATCTACAATAAAATGTTCATTTGATGTAATTATTAATTCCCCTTTGTTTGTTTTTAACGCTAAATTTGTATTTGGTCTTAAAAATTGCATATGTTCAATCTCCTCTCAATTTGTAATTTAAAATTATAATCTCCATTAAAATCTTCATCTCCTGTATACAGGAGACAAAGACTGATAAATTCTATATTAACGATTTAATAAAAACATTGTTGTCAAAGCACAAATAACCATAGATGCTGCCATAATCTTTTTAACCAGATTTTTGTGATAGCCGGAACCATAAGCACCTACTTTTAAGTTCTCCATGGTAAAGGCACCATAAGTTAATTTACTAATTCCTCTGTTTGCTAGTGTTGGCACCAACATCATTATTGCTAAAAACAACACTCCTTTTGCCATTTCATATACCTCCCTAAATTTAATCTAATGTAATTTAATAAATACCTTATATCTTTTGTGGTAACATATTAAAAAAGGATTCAGATAAATGTCAAGTAAACTATAAAAAAATCAAGTTGGCTATCGTTAATTTCTGTTTTAACATAACACATACATATTGCCTTTATAATATAATCAAAAAATATGTAAACAATAAAAAAAGGCTACTAGATTATTTAGTAGGCCTTTTGAAAAATGGTTATGTATTTTTGTTTTAATAAATGCACACTTGAGGTTTTATGTGAAGTAATTAAGCATACATAAATACAAAGTGGTTAATCAAAATAAGAATAGTATAAAATACTATCATTATACCAAATGATACAAGACTAAATTTAACAGTAGTTTTAAAAGTCTTTTTAATAGCCCTGCTAATAGCAAGAGGTTTGCTTTTAGGTATATATGATTCAAATATTTTTAACTGTTCATCAGTCATTTTAAATTTTGTATTCATAGTAGCATTTTGATTAGCGTTAAATTGATTTACCCCTGAGTTAAAGGCATCATCTCCTGTTGCAACGCCAATATTATCATTTTCAAATCTCATTTGTTTCATAACAATCTCATGAAAAATTTTATTTCTAAAGTTTAAGAATTTTAAACCACCAGAAATAGATTTAAATATAAAAATTGGAAAAGCCACCATCATAAATAAAAAAACTAATCCTAAAAATATCATTACACTACACTCCTTATTATGTATTTTCTTATATGTACGGACATTCTCCGTATAATTGAAAAAACTATGTATTAATGCCTTTATATAATAAATAGCCATGTAGACTAATGAAAAATATTAATATATATAAACAGTCATAAAGACTGGTAAACTAAGAGACCTGCATACAGTAAATAGAACCAAATATAAAATAGTACCTGCATACTAAAAAAAGATGCTTGTAAAAGTCAAGTTAAAATAAAAGACACTCTAATTTTTATTATTAGAGTGTCTTTTTTAATTAATTTAAAAATAGTTCCATTCTTCATTTTTTTGATTTTCTTGCTCCTTATCACTACCCGGAATCTCTATTGCAAAAGGTTGTGCAATTGCTCTTTCCTTAATATGATGATATTTACCACCCCACCAGTTTCTAACAAAAAACATTTCCATATCTGCCTCTATTAATACTTCTACTTCACCATTTTTTCCATCGGCATGGCCTGTAAGAAACCTACTAAAATTTGTTGATGTTCCCCATAAAGTCACATTCGGATTTAAATACACTCCTGTAATGTTCAAAGTTTTATCCATGCCATCTTTATTCTTTTTAATAAGTTCCCATGCATAAGTACTGTTCGCATATTTTCCTTTATAGTTATTCATTCCTGTCACTGGATCTATATATTCGATAGGGACAGAATCCTCATTATAAATAAGAATTGATCTAGCACCACTATTCTTATCATGATATGAATATCCAGTTTCATTTACAATACTTATAGCAACTGCTGAAGCCAAGTTTCTAGTATACATTTTAAAGTACATTATCCTAGATATATCGTATGCAAATCCAAAAAGGGCTATACTTGCTAATATAAAAAATAAACTAACAATAATAATAGAACCTTTCCTTTTATTTTGTTTAAATCTCATAGCAGCCACCCCCTATTTCTTCTCTTTTCTCATTGTAAAACTTGTCGATATATCTAAGTCTTTAGATGAACCGACACCATTTGGATTAATAATTGGAAATAAATATTTTACCTTTCCTTGTACAGTATAAGTAAAATATTCTCCTGATTCACTCTTATCTATAGATACATGTTCAACTCCTATAGCATGTTTTAAGACATTGTTTGCATTTGCAATTGCAAGAGAGGTATTATAAGTGTCATTAGCAGGATTGAGTGCAATTGCTGTTCTTGTCGCCTCATATGCTGATATGTTGAATACCATTTTATTATGCATGATTTGAAATCCTGAAATCATAAACCCTATTAAAAATAAATATATTCCTAAAATAAGCACAAACTCTATCATCACTTGACCTTTTCGTGTTCTTAATATTCTCATGATATACACCTCCTATTTCTAATAATAAATTGTAGAAAACACAACATAAAACTTAAACATAATAATTAAAAACATACTTATTATCAGCACAGAATACAACACTAGGCCTTCTTCGACCTTATTCTCATGATAATTCATATCCCCTTGACTTAAAAAATCCATTGTGCTTTTATATAATAAGCCATGAGTACGCCTATTAATATATAAGGAGTAAATATATTAGTTTGTTCCTGCTTTTCTTCTATTTCCCACTTCCCTTTAAATGTAAAAAAGAAAAATGCATTATATAAAATAGATTTCAGTCTTTTAAAATTTAACAATATAAGAAAAATAGTTCCTATGAAGATTGAATAAACAAAGGTATATAATGTAAAATTCCATCCCATTAAAAATGTAATTGCCATATAAATTTTTATATCTCCTGCCCCCAGAAATTCATTTATGTTAAACTTTCTTGGAATATAGAACAAAACTATAAACAATAAAATTGAAGTAGCAAAACTATAAACTAAATTTAGTGGGTTATTAACAACTGAATAAATAGTTCCAATTATAACAAATATCAAAGGTATAAAATTCTTTATCTGTCTTGTTTTAAAATCATTTATTACTGCCAAAATCATCATTGTTATTACTAAAATAAAATTCATATATCTACCCCTCCCTTAACTATGTAATGGTGTAATTCCCTATCATTTTGATAGGGAATTACATTCATAATTACTTTAATTCATTTTCTATTTGTTTAGCCTTAGTTTTTCCTTTTTCACCGATCGTTCTAACAACAGCAATTATAACAACAAGAATAAGTGCTAAAATAACAATCCACTCAACCATTGTTTGCCCCTTTTCTTCTTTTATAAAATCTTTTAAAATATTCATCATAACAATCACCTCTTTTTTAAATTTTAAGTATTTTAATCTATTTAAAAATTGATTTCAATTTTTTCCAACTTTTATTTTAAAATAAATGATGTTCAATTATCTTAAAATTTCCCAACACAATACATACAACTAATGCTATGATCGCAGGCCATTGAGGACTTGCTTGTCCTTTTTCTTCTTTTATAAAATCTTTTAAAAATTTTATTCATAACCGTTATACCCCCTTAAAATGAGTTCATCATAATATCAGCAGCAGGTAGCATTATAAGGCCAATTAATGGTGCAAATAAGAATAGAAATATTGGAAGAATAAGAATTGTAGATTTTTTTCTTGCAATTTCTGATGATCTCAATACTTTTTCAACTTCAATTTTTTCAGCATGTCTTAATAATAACTCTGTAATCGGAGTACCCTTTTCTTTAGAAATTTTAATTTCAGAAACTAAGTTGTACAATTCATCAACGTCATTTCTAAAAGCCATATTTTCAAGAGCATCAGACCAATTATTAGAATACTTAGCCTCATTTTCAACTTTTTTAAATTCTTCCGAAAGAATACAATTATACCTATCTGAAACCCTTCTTGTTGCCTCCTCTACTGTATGTCCTACACTTGTAGCATTTGCCATAAGTCTTAAATAAGTTGGTAAAGTATCTTTAATTTCATCTTTTCTTTTATTGTATCTGCTGTCTAGTCTTGAAAATGGTATAATACTTAAATAGAAATAAAATCCCAAACCTATTGCAAGACCCATATAGTCCATAAAAGGAAATGTAGCAACGCAGACAAATACTCCTGCAAATAATCCAATTATTTTTAATGCTGCCATTTGTTCTGGAGTCTTATCTCTTACATTTGCTCTTAAAAGTTTTCGTTGAATTTCTTGAAGGTCGATTCCTGTTGTCCCTAGAATTTTAGTAAATACATCAGGATGTTTTTTTATATATGGTTTTACATACCTATTGAAAGCATCTGAATATTTATTTTTTTCTTGAAAATCTTCAAAAACATCTTCTTCTGAAAATTCTCTATGTTTTTCAATTCTACTAACATATTTGTTTTTCTTTTTTATATTACTCATTATAATAGTTGAAACTATAATGATTCCTAATACTACTGCAAAAACAATAAGTGCAAACTGAAATTCAATAGATGTTATAATCGAAATTAATTTATTAATTAAAACCATTGTTCCACCCCCCTTTAATTACTTCGAGATAGTTTATTTACAATAAACATTCCAAAAAACATCACCATGATTAATCCTAAAAATACTAATTGATGCTGCAATGTATCTAAATATTGTGTAAAGTAATCCTCATTAGCCGTTGTTATATAAGTAATAATGGCAAAAGGTGCTAAACTCAAAATTCTTCCCATTGCAACAGTTTGCCCCATAAGGGACTTAGATTCTCTTTCACTCATTCTTTTTCGTTGAATATCAAGTGAAATCTCGTTCAAACTTTCACTTAGATCTGCTCCAAGTTCTTTATTGATATGGATAGATATCGCACATATCTTAAATTGCTCTGAACCAGATTTCTCTGCCACTATATGAAATGCAGATTCAATAGTATCACCATATTTATATCTATGGTAAACTTCATTTAAAAGAAGTCTTGTTTTTTCAGATAGAGTAGGCAAATCTTTTACATCTTCTAAGGCTTGAAGAATGGAACCATTTTTAAGAACAGATGACATCCTCCTTAACACCTGAACTAATTCTTCTTCAAAAGTATCCATTTGCTTTGCCTTTTTAGCATCTAAGATAGTACGAGGCACAAAGTATAGAGCAAATGGTAATGGTGCAATTGCAACAAGGGGTTGTTTAAATAGGGCATATGCTCCAATATACAAGAATACAGATAATAGAATTATGAGAAGAACAAATAGCCTTACATCCATCTTTATTTCTGCTGCTCTTAAATCTCCTGCTAATCTTTCAATAAAGGTCTTTGGTCTTAAAATTTCTTTTTCTATTTCTATAGATTCCTTATCTTCTTCAAATTTTTTATCAAGCAATCTATCTGTTGCACTTTTCTTTCTACTTATAATTGTTATTACTCCTACACCAATAAATGAAATTGCAAGAAACACTGCTACTGCTAAAAATACGTTCTGCATATTATTCACCACCTTTAAACATTTCTATATTAACTGGATATCCCTTTGCTTGAATTTCTTCAAAGTATGTGGGTACCCAACCTGTTACTACAAACTTGTTTTTAATTCCGTCAAATCTAAAAATATCTTGAAGATATACTTCACTGTTATTAACATTTTTTATATAAAACTTATTATCTAATCCCATTTTTTCAACCCATTCATTGTTTTTATCTACACCTGATTTACCAAATCCAACAATTTCTGAGATTTGAGTAATTCTTCTTGTACCGTCTGATAATCTTTGTGTTTGTACTACTAAATGAATAGCAGATGCAATCTGTGATTTAACAGCCTTTTCAGGCACATCTAAACCACCCATTAAATACATAACATAAAGTCTTTCAATCATATCCTTAGTGTTATTTGCATGGACTGTAGTTAAAGATCCATCATGCCCGGTATTCATAGCCTGTAACATGTCAACTACCTCAAATGAACGACACTCTCCTACTACAATACGGTCAGGCCTCATACGAAGGGCATTAATAACGCAATCTCGAATCGTTATCGCTCCTGTACCCTCTGCATTTTTCCCTCTGGCCTCTAGCCTACGAACATTAGGTTGGACCAGTTGAAGTTCTAACAAGTCCTCTATCGTAACAATTGCTTCGTTTTCTGGAATATAGTTGCTCAAGAAGTTCAATAGTGTGGTCTTACCACTACCAGTACCTCCAGATACAATAATGTTTTTACGCACTGCAACACTCCAGCGAATAAAGTCAGCCATTTCTTTTGTCATTGTTCCAAAACTTAAATAATCATCAATCGTAAAAACTTTTTTCGCAAATTTACGAATATCAAGCGTTGCACCATCGGCAGCAATCGGAGGAATAACTGCATTTACCCTCGATTTATCAACAAGTCTAGCATTTACCATAGGTTGATTATCGTCTATTCTTCTTCCAAGAGGCTGAACGATTTTATCAATCAGATTTCTTAATTCTTCTTCAGAATTAAATTGTGCATTTGTTTTTATCATCTTACCGAATTTCTCAACCCATATGTTGTCGTATCTGTTTACAA
This Alkaliphilus sp. B6464 DNA region includes the following protein-coding sequences:
- a CDS encoding AAA family ATPase; the protein is MNIFSMAYNYSGQIRGTDFSHGDESLVYKSPLNTTSYRGKSPKASLARPIAEGIISLFDDSLTAVGITDDDRLYCEMTALGSNKTYQILFEEPIIQMYSKDFTISVDTNYAKRHYFVPIFISDLIKKTNRDLINAFDGLKEVVNRNGLPLTKSDDAAEKYFFLTNDNFYFEHKGTDYEVVVDKVANVTIKEDITPQITGKEGDYIYINGPKTKITQKKNKSNSSSKNSKKVKSKIIHIDFGEPLSEEMESKIPDFPDYMQIPFELEPVRDSIAHGYSLSVLQYGPTGTGKTTNVKLLCRDIRLPLVAVINCTEALDEFILGKFVPKGNEFIFFQSEVTDAIEWGGAVVFEELNFGDPRHLSFLNSLLDDNGFVRLDNGKVVKRHNCFRFFATMNNGYAGTNEINKALLNRFDDVVEVKELTEEQMKQSLIEETKIEGKLANDMLTIYKKIKTKIEEEELDTAISLRNLKRWANRIKIVRSPLEAAITTVINPVANFDKDLKNEILEIVKHKFPN
- a CDS encoding TadE/TadG family type IV pilus assembly protein — encoded protein: MRILRTRKGQVMIEFVLILGIYLFLIGFMISGFQIMHNKMVFNISAYEATRTAIALNPANDTYNTSLAIANANNVLKHAIGVEHVSIDKSESGEYFTYTVQGKVKYLFPIINPNGVGSSKDLDISTSFTMRKEKK
- a CDS encoding prepilin peptidase, which encodes MNFILVITMMILAVINDFKTRQIKNFIPLIFVIIGTIYSVVNNPLNLVYSFATSILLFIVLFYIPRKFNINEFLGAGDIKIYMAITFLMGWNFTLYTFVYSIFIGTIFLILLNFKRLKSILYNAFFFFTFKGKWEIEEKQEQTNIFTPYILIGVLMAYYIKAQWIF
- a CDS encoding Flp family type IVb pilin gives rise to the protein MMNILKDFIKEEKGQTMVEWIVILALILVVIIAVVRTIGEKGKTKAKQIENELK
- a CDS encoding type II secretion system F family protein — protein: MVLINKLISIITSIEFQFALIVFAVVLGIIIVSTIIMSNIKKKNKYVSRIEKHREFSEEDVFEDFQEKNKYSDAFNRYVKPYIKKHPDVFTKILGTTGIDLQEIQRKLLRANVRDKTPEQMAALKIIGLFAGVFVCVATFPFMDYMGLAIGLGFYFYLSIIPFSRLDSRYNKRKDEIKDTLPTYLRLMANATSVGHTVEEATRRVSDRYNCILSEEFKKVENEAKYSNNWSDALENMAFRNDVDELYNLVSEIKISKEKGTPITELLLRHAEKIEVEKVLRSSEIARKKSTILILPIFLFLFAPLIGLIMLPAADIMMNSF
- a CDS encoding type II secretion system F family protein, whose protein sequence is MQNVFLAVAVFLAISFIGVGVITIISRKKSATDRLLDKKFEEDKESIEIEKEILRPKTFIERLAGDLRAAEIKMDVRLFVLLIILLSVFLYIGAYALFKQPLVAIAPLPFALYFVPRTILDAKKAKQMDTFEEELVQVLRRMSSVLKNGSILQALEDVKDLPTLSEKTRLLLNEVYHRYKYGDTIESAFHIVAEKSGSEQFKICAISIHINKELGADLSESLNEISLDIQRKRMSERESKSLMGQTVAMGRILSLAPFAIITYITTANEDYFTQYLDTLQHQLVFLGLIMVMFFGMFIVNKLSRSN
- a CDS encoding CpaF family protein, coding for MSDYLLSKLNQSNTQQNPSAQQNGINIPNQTGYMAGNNFSQQIPINSNEQTVSGSGTSKYEIKKRVNKELNEIMANQQGEPDDNFLKTTLITLISRYNISEIMKQDLVMEIFNDIRGYGVLEQFLHDQDVTEIIVNRYDNIWVEKFGKMIKTNAQFNSEEELRNLIDKIVQPLGRRIDDNQPMVNARLVDKSRVNAVIPPIAADGATLDIRKFAKKVFTIDDYLSFGTMTKEMADFIRWSVAVRKNIIVSGGTGSGKTTLLNFLSNYIPENEAIVTIEDLLELQLVQPNVRRLEARGKNAEGTGAITIRDCVINALRMRPDRIVVGECRSFEVVDMLQAMNTGHDGSLTTVHANNTKDMIERLYVMYLMGGLDVPEKAVKSQIASAIHLVVQTQRLSDGTRRITQISEIVGFGKSGVDKNNEWVEKMGLDNKFYIKNVNNSEVYLQDIFRFDGIKNKFVVTGWVPTYFEEIQAKGYPVNIEMFKGGE